AGGCCATCCCACAGTTGCACGCCGCACTTCACCGTGACGCGGTCACCCAGCACCACGTCGTTCTCGATGAACACCTGGTCGCAGATATTGCAGTCGGCGCCGATGCTCGCCCCAGGCAGCACATGAGCGAACGCCCACACCCGGGTGCCGTCGCCGATCTGGCTGCTCTCGCAGAGGCCTGAAGGATGAACGTAGTAATTCATGCTTGCAGCTCCGCCGCGACCGCCCGGCACGCCGCGATGACCTGATCGACTTCGGTATCGGCGAGCTCGGGAAAACACGGCAAGGTGAGAATGCTCAGCGCCGCGCGTTCGGTTTCCGGCAGCGCGGTCCCCGGCGCGGCCACGCTTTGCAGGTGATCGGGAATCGGATAATGGATCTCCGTGGCGATACCCGCCTCGGCCAGCGCGCCGCGCACCGCATCGCGCGCAGCAAGGCGCATCACGCACAGGTGGGCGACATCGTCCTCGCCAGGCGGCAAGGGCAATTGCCAGCCCAGATCCACCAGCCCGGCGCGATAGCGCTGCACGATCTCGCGCCGCCGCGCGTTCCAGCCATCCAGGCAGGGCAGCTTGGCCCGCAGCACAGCCGCCTGAAGTTCGTCAAGCCGGCTGTTGCGCCCGCCCGCCAAGCCGACGTGGTACTTGCCGCTCCAACCGTACTGCCGCAGGCTGCGCAAACGCTCCAACAAGGCAACGTCGTTGCTGGCCACCGCACCGCCGTCACCCAATGCGCCCAGGTTCTTGGTCGGATAGAAGCTGAATGCGGCCAGATCGCCCCAACTGCCGGCGCGGCGGCCATCGCGCATTGCGCCATGCGCCTGCGCACAGTCCTCGATCAGCGGAATATCACGCCTACGAGCCCAGGCCAGCGCCCCCTCGACATCAGCCATGCGGCCGTAGAGGTGGGTCAGCACCAGCGCGCGGGTGCGCGGCGTGACGGCAGCATCGAGCAGGCGCACATCCAGTTGCATCGACTGCGACTCGATATCGACATACCGCGGCACAGCGCCGACCGCGCGGATCGCGGTGCTGGCATACATGCCGGCGTTGGCCACCGTCAGCACCTCGTCGCCCGGGCTGACCTGCAGCGTGCGCAGTGCCAGCTCCAGTGCGTCGGTGCCGTTGCCGACCGCCACGGTGCCGGTCACGCCGAGGTATTGCGCAAACTCGGCCTCGAACGCCTGGTTCTCCGGCCCGAGGATGTAGTAGCCGCGTTGCAACACACGGTCGATGGCTGTACGCAGCTCGGCGTCGAGCGCACCGTTGTGCCGTGCGAGATCGTTAATCAGCAACATGATCGAAGCTCACCTCCGCGTAGGCGGCCAGATCGTCGGCCGAATCCACCTCGCCCCACGGGCCAGCCACCGGCACGGTGCCGATGCGCCAGCCTTGCGCCAAGCCGTGGCGCAGCAACGAAGTCATGTCCAGTTTATCCGCAGCAGCACCCTGTTCCGCCAGCAAGGCCTCGATCCGCGCCCAGCTCGCCGACGTGAACTTCAACAGCCCCATGTACTGGCCCTCAATGGCTGCCACGCTGTCGCTGCGCGCGCCGATCTCGGCCAGCGTGCCGTCGGCATGGCGACGGAAGGTTTCCGCGTCGGCCAGCGGATCGGCAAACCGTTTCTGCCACACCTGGAGCCAGTCCGGGTCGTAGGAGATCGCCAGTTCCTCATTACTCGCAGCCAGACGGCGCACCGTTTCGGCGGAATAGAAGATGTCGCTGTAGCTGACGATGCATGGGCCGGCGCGCAGCCATTCTCCCGCCTCGGCCAACGTGCGCACCATATTGGTCTCGGCCCAGCGCGGATTGTCGAAGTACTGCACCGGCTCGTCGAACTTGTCGGCGCAGTAGCCGCGCACGATGGCGATATCGGCGATACCGGCACCGCGCAAAGCGGCCAGTTGCCAGTCGAGCAGGCGACGGCCATGCAGTCGGGTAAAGCACTTGGGCTGTTCGGCGGTCAGCGCGCCCATGCGGCTGCCACGGCCAGCGGCGAGGATGATGGCTCGAATCATGTCGGATAACTCAGTTGGTCCAGCGGCACATGTGGCGCCGCGGCAATGAAATGGGGATTGCGCTGGCTGGGCGTGTTGTAGCGTATCGGCGTCAGGTCCGGCAACGCGCGCAACACGCAGCCGGCAGCACGCAGCACCGCGTCGCCAGCGGCGACGTCCCATTCGCTGCTGCCGTTGAAGCGCGGGTAGAGATCGACCTCGCCGGCGGCCAGCCGGCCGAACTTCAGCGCAGAGCCGATGGGTACACTGCACGCCACGCCGTTCAGACGGGCGAAGGCGGCGGTCTGCGGCACATCGTGATGGCGGCTGCACGCCAGCGCGCGCTCGGGCGCCCAGCGCCCCGGCAACGCGGTGTGCATGCCGCCGCGCGCCATCCAGGCGCCCTGCCCCAAAGCGCCGTAATACAACTCGTCGAGCGCTGGCGCGTACACCACGCCGGCAATGGCCACGCCTTGGTGGATCAGGCCGATATTGACGGTGAACTCGTGGTTGCGATCGAGGAAATCGCGAGTGCCGTCGAGCGGATCGACCAGCCAGAAGGTTTCCCAATCGCGGCGCACCGTATAGTCGACCAGCGTTTCCTCGGAAATCACCGGCCAGGGAAAACACGCCGCCAGCTCGCTGAGAATCACGCGGTTGGCGGCCAGGTCGGCCAGCGTCAACGGCGAGCCGTCGCCTTTGGCTTCGACGCCGAAGTCGGCGCGGGCATAGATATCGAGTATGGCCGCGCCGGCCTGGCGGGCGATGCGTACCAGCTCGGTTTCAAGATGGCGATGATCCAGGGCGAGGTCAGGCAAAGTGATGCTCGATCAGGTGACGGTCATGCGGCGCCAGGGTCGCTTCGCGCTCGGGATGCCACATCACGGCCAGCACTGGCAGTTCCGCATGGCGTAGCGCTTCGATGCTGCCGTCGGGTGCTTGCGCCAAGTCCTGCAACAGTTCAGGCAGTTGTCGCACGCCCCAGTTGTGGTAACTGTTGACCTCGAATGTACCCAGTTCGCCCGCCACCGGATGCCGGGTGGCGACATGGCCCTCGATACGGTGCAGCGTACCGCCGAAGTAGTCGACGATCACGTGCAGGCCGTGGCAGATGCCGAGCACCGGCGCGGCATGGCTGACGGCCAGATCGAGCAGCGCGCGCTCGGTGGCGTCGCGCTCCGGTGTATCGCCGCCCTGCACCAGCAGGTCATTGCCACCGGACAGCACCACGCCGGCTGGCATCAGCGCCTGCCACAGCGTGGCCACGCTGTCGGGCCGGTTC
This region of Chitinolyticbacter meiyuanensis genomic DNA includes:
- a CDS encoding DegT/DnrJ/EryC1/StrS family aminotransferase encodes the protein MLLINDLARHNGALDAELRTAIDRVLQRGYYILGPENQAFEAEFAQYLGVTGTVAVGNGTDALELALRTLQVSPGDEVLTVANAGMYASTAIRAVGAVPRYVDIESQSMQLDVRLLDAAVTPRTRALVLTHLYGRMADVEGALAWARRRDIPLIEDCAQAHGAMRDGRRAGSWGDLAAFSFYPTKNLGALGDGGAVASNDVALLERLRSLRQYGWSGKYHVGLAGGRNSRLDELQAAVLRAKLPCLDGWNARRREIVQRYRAGLVDLGWQLPLPPGEDDVAHLCVMRLAARDAVRGALAEAGIATEIHYPIPDHLQSVAAPGTALPETERAALSILTLPCFPELADTEVDQVIAACRAVAAELQA
- a CDS encoding phosphocholine cytidylyltransferase family protein — encoded protein: MIRAIILAAGRGSRMGALTAEQPKCFTRLHGRRLLDWQLAALRGAGIADIAIVRGYCADKFDEPVQYFDNPRWAETNMVRTLAEAGEWLRAGPCIVSYSDIFYSAETVRRLAASNEELAISYDPDWLQVWQKRFADPLADAETFRRHADGTLAEIGARSDSVAAIEGQYMGLLKFTSASWARIEALLAEQGAAADKLDMTSLLRHGLAQGWRIGTVPVAGPWGEVDSADDLAAYAEVSFDHVAD
- the cysQ gene encoding 3'(2'),5'-bisphosphate nucleotidase CysQ, coding for MPDLALDHRHLETELVRIARQAGAAILDIYARADFGVEAKGDGSPLTLADLAANRVILSELAACFPWPVISEETLVDYTVRRDWETFWLVDPLDGTRDFLDRNHEFTVNIGLIHQGVAIAGVVYAPALDELYYGALGQGAWMARGGMHTALPGRWAPERALACSRHHDVPQTAAFARLNGVACSVPIGSALKFGRLAAGEVDLYPRFNGSSEWDVAAGDAVLRAAGCVLRALPDLTPIRYNTPSQRNPHFIAAAPHVPLDQLSYPT
- a CDS encoding gamma-glutamyl-gamma-aminobutyrate hydrolase family protein (Members of this family of hydrolases with an active site Cys residue belong to MEROPS family C26.) translates to MKPVLVSQRVDAWRDRNERRDALDQRLIAILAECGLLAVPVPNRPDSVATLWQALMPAGVVLSGGNDLLVQGGDTPERDATERALLDLAVSHAAPVLGICHGLHVIVDYFGGTLHRIEGHVATRHPVAGELGTFEVNSYHNWGVRQLPELLQDLAQAPDGSIEALRHAELPVLAVMWHPEREATLAPHDRHLIEHHFA